From Saccharomycodes ludwigii strain NBRC 1722 chromosome IV, whole genome shotgun sequence, one genomic window encodes:
- the PET494 gene encoding Pet494p (similar to Saccharomyces cerevisiae YNR045W | PET494 | PETite colonies), translated as MALLNKHVLWAYLTAPTNVMFITSNLLAFGFLVTYSKLYLPEKNGITMGKNQETGEPVQLATDESASIILPENRCMFQQENRFLIKYSLFHMLYSYLLIQEVLKHKVYDDKVAYYNRKLINDDEWINGSDSIELSEEEIKKITRELRKAYNNNNKKKRKKKNDKDKERNNYTDGMDTFKHFFFNDNELLEFYRTWRREFLTDLDAHNNIDRLMYFNIPNFSFYPPNFKKVCEKLHKFEFNSIDEFADLYQSTNDKIIRKLLGNWFVDHSNLFSNSNFEKYGNEKFYRAMLGDCGRGSKGTFKRYFYLLDNDANIKQKFCRFILLNGNNTISFETYLLLFKTAINNNVENDIIIRLLSLARKNSILDEDNNLLIRLEDGRKDDLGASNINEEVAEGKRDIDNKATVNIKAVNNNDTKKTIFQMISENEDFIDILQMLSSSKN; from the coding sequence atgGCGCTATTGAATAAACATGTATTGTGGGCATACTTGACAGCGCCTACCAATGTAATGTTTATAACATCTAATTTACTTGCGTTTGGATTTTTAGTAACATATtctaaattatatttaccAGAGAAAAATGGGATTACAATGGGAAAGAACCAAGAAACAGGAGAACCAGTTCAATTGGCTACTGATGAATCAGCTTCTATAATCTTACCAGAAAACAGATGCATGTTTCAACAAGAAAATAggtttttaattaaatactCGCTATTTCACATGCTATATTCCTATTTATTAATCCAAGAGGTGCTAAAACACAAAGTATATGATGATAAAGTTGCATATTATAAtagaaaattaattaatgatgatgaatgGATTAATGGTAGTGATTCTATAGAATTAAGTGAGGAAGAGATAAAGAAGATAACTCGGGAATTAAGAAAAgcgtataataataacaataaaaagaaaagaaaaaaaaagaatgataAGGATAAGGAGAGAAATAACTATACAGACGGGATGGATActtttaaacatttttttttcaatgacAACGAATTGTTAGAGTTTTATCGGACATGGAGAAGAGAGTTTTTAACAGATCTGGATGCACATAACAATATTGACAGATTGATGTATTTTAACATACCGAATTTCAGTTTTTATCCaccaaattttaaaaaagtgtGTGAAAAGTTACATAAATTTGAATTCAACAGCATTGATGAATTTGCAGATTTATACCAATCAACGAATGACAAAATAATACGGAAACTGTTGGGTAATTGGTTTGTAGACCATTCAAACTTATTTTCTAACagtaattttgaaaaatatggaaatgaaaaattctACAGGGCTATGTTAGGTGATTGCGGTCGTGGGTCCAAGGGAACGTTTAAAAGGTATTTTTACTTATTGGATAATGAtgcaaatataaaacaaaaattttgcagatttatacttttaaaCGGTAATAACACAATATCTTTTGAaacatatttattattgtttaaaactgcaataaacaataatgtAGAAAATGATATAATAATACGTTTGCTGTCTTTGGCAAGAAAAAATTCTATATTGGAtgaagataataatttattaattagaTTGGAGGATGGTAGAAAAGATGACCTTGGTGctagtaatattaatgaGGAAGTAGCTGAAGGAAAGCGTGATATAGATAATAAAGCTACGGTTAACATCAAAGcagttaataataatgatactaagaaaacaatttttcaaatgataagtgaaaatgaagatttTATAGACATTCTTCAAATGTTAAGTTCAtctaaaaattga
- the TRM112 gene encoding RNA methylation protein TRM112 (similar to Saccharomyces cerevisiae YNR046W | TRM112 | TRna Methyltransferase), whose amino-acid sequence MKFITTNFLKCPIKTCDVSNDNYPLQYNGEKCELQQENIEYKPEFLIKILDRLDWEAVLSVAQDLGNTSLPSNKPQILDDGVEKDAILRDLHTLLLQTNIVEGEMKCKNCGHVYYIKNSIPNLLLPPHLA is encoded by the coding sequence ATGAAATTTATAACcactaattttttaaagtgtCCGATTAAAACGTGTGATGTGAGCAATGATAACTATCCATTGCAATATAACGGTGAAAAATGTGAGTTGCAACAAGAGAATATAGAATATAAACCAGaatttttgattaaaatattagatAGATTGGATTGGGAAGCAGTATTAAGTGTTGCACAAGATCTAGGTAACACATCACTACCATCAAACAAACCACAAATTTTAGATGATGGAGTTGAAAAAGACGCTATATTAAGAGATTTACatactttattattacaaacTAATATTGTAGAAGGTGAAATGAAATGTAAGAATTGTGGGcatgtttattatattaagAATAGTATAcctaatttattattaccaccacATTTGGCATGA
- a CDS encoding serine/threonine-protein kinase (similar to Saccharomyces cerevisiae YNR047W | FPK1 | FliPase Kinase 1 (paralog of YCR091W | KIN82)): MNSTDFVQPPSIAGGSSNNHNDNLYYSDSSVENTTNNNDDNRNRSLSLTKLLPWSLRRNNSSHNNHTNVIESNNNSSNTSKNFTTSSIPLAHVHKDENSEKNIIDKENYNEVTQEGDISQNNRHRHHNNTSSNSKQHNVSTSSSTSTSSIKLSDKFRKLFKKDSTSNPASSLNLSSNTTVNKPSRVRSPSSPVVPTNKKTLFHNHHHHNNNCTSEQEVFDEDLNGGNSTPSKHNSIANQRRRRNDSAPPLSPKSPTLKHIFTPNNANSTGSSDNTNSSSRNSAVLDDYTQFTTPPPILSTSNNNTNNDATSNCPYKTTNLQSSVYSLSHTNYDTVTTKQQPGLSVPFPSPNVVLPDKPGFKKSYSVPNTNIFLQGVNNSSINSIAPPHDSVPLTGDINVSSPVSSNFSLLKSDKTSSNNNYSPQLLPKDIVHIDEKDISSSGGEDDLFSLSERNNSNNNTTPLHSSNVPVRRSTRLRNRSFGNKFQDVMVGPQSFEKIRKLGQGDVGKVYLVKEKKSDRLYALKIFDKREMLKRKKIKRVLAEQEILATSNHPFIVTLYHSFQTGDYLYLCMEYCMGGEFFRALQTRKTKCISEDDARFYASEVTAALEYLHMMGFIYRDLKPENILLHQSGHIMLSDFDLSIQAKDTKNPVVKGNAQSSFVDTKICSDGFRTNSFVGTEEYIAPEVIRGNGHTAAVDWWTLGILVYEMLYGFTPFKGDNINQTFSNILKNDINFPNNNDVSSTCKNLIKKLLIKNENKRLGSKLGASDIKRHPFFKKIQWSLLRNQEPPLIPVLSKDGYDFEKLSNNNKSVSNNDDAKNVNKNKKQENSSNGNGYTEMDYKEKEMFEESVEKDESIPDSDPFHNFNSMSLMVDDLAMEDTPIYGTDNSYGKIAYTPNKHRSRSNSHRSGFFKR, translated from the coding sequence ATGAATTCTACTGATTTTGTACAGCCACCTTCTATTGCTGGGGGTAGTTCAAATAATCACAATGACAATCTATACTACAGTGATAGCAGTGTTGAAAATACtaccaataacaatgatgatAACAGAAATAGAAGTTTGTCACTAACAAAGCTATTACCATGGTCTTTGAGAAGAAACAATAGTAGCCATAACAATCACACTAATGTCATTGAAAGTAACAACAACTCAAGCAACACTTCCAAGAATTTTACTACATCTTCCATCCCTCTAGCTCATGTACACAAGGATGAGAACTccgaaaaaaatattatagacaaagaaaattacaATGAGGTTACTCAAGAGGGTGATATTTCTCAAAATAACcgtcatcgtcatcataACAACACATCTAGTAATTCTAAACAACACAACGTATCCACTTCCTCTTCAACTTCCACTTCTTCCATTAAATTATCTGACAAGTTCCGcaaactttttaaaaaagacagCACCAGCAATCCTGCTAGTTCGCTAAATTTATCATCTAATACTACTGTCAATAAACCTTCCCGAGTAAGATCACCCAGCTCTCCAGTTGTCCCTACTAATAAAAAGACGCTTTTCcataatcatcatcatcataacAATAATTGTACTTCTGAGCAAGAAGTATTTGATGAGGACCTTAATGGTGGTAATTCCACTCCCAGTAAACACAACTCTATTGCCAACCAAAGAAGAAGACGTAACGATTCAGCACCACCTTTATCTCCTAAGTCACCAACACTTAAGCATATTTTTACCCCTAACAATGCAAACAGTACTGGCAGTAGTGATAATACTAATTCAAGCTCGAGAAATAGCGCTGTTTTAGATGATTATACTCAATTCACCACGCCACCTCCAATACTTTCAAcatccaataataatacaaacaaTGATGCCACGTCTAATTGTCCTTACAAAACTACTAACTTGCAATCAAGTGTATATTCCTTATCACATACAAACTACGACACTGTTACTACTAAACAGCAGCCAGGGTTAAGTGTTCCATTCCCCTCACCTAATGTCGTATTACCAGATAAGCCAGGATTTAAGAAATCATATTCTGTTccaaatacaaatatattcTTACAGGGGGTCAACAACAGTAGTATTAATAGCATAGCACCTCCACATGACTCTGTTCCTTTAACTGGGGACATTAATGTTTCTTCTCCAGTGtcttcaaatttttcacttttaaaATCTGATAAAACAAGCAGCAATAACAATTATTCACCACAATTATTACCAAAAGATATAGTTCATATAGATGAAAAGGATATATCTAGCTCTGGAGGTGAAGATGATCTTTTTAGCTTATCCGAAAggaataatagtaataataatacaacaCCGCTACATTCCTCTAATGTCCCTGTTAGACGGTCAACGCGCTTAAGAAATAGATCGTTTGGTAATAAATTCCAAGATGTTATGGTTGGTCCTCAGTCTTTTGAGAAAATCAGGAAACTAGGTCAAGGTGATGTGGGCAAAGTTTATTTGGTCAAAGAGAAAAAGTCAGACAGATTATATGCgttgaaaatttttgataaaaggGAGATgctaaaaagaaaaaaaatcaaaagagTTTTAGCTGAACAAGAGATTTTAGCTACAAGCAATCATCCCTTTATTGTTACATTGTATCACTCTTTTCAAACTGGAgattatttatatctatGTATGGAATATTGCATGGGCGGTGAATTTTTTAGAGCATTGcaaacaagaaaaacaaaatgtaTTAGTGAAGATGACGCGAGATTTTATGCTAGTGAAGTCACTGCAGCTTTAGAATACTTGCATATGATGGGGTTTATATACAGAGATTTGAAGcctgaaaatattttgttacATCAATCCGGTCACATTATGTTAAgtgattttgatttatcTATCCAGGCTAAAGATACCAAGAATCCTGTTGTGAAGGGCAACGCACAATCTTCTTTTGTTGATACCAAAATTTGCTCCGATGGTTTCCGTACAAATTCCTTTGTTGGTACGGAGGAGTATATCGCTCCAGAGGTTATTAGGGGCAACGGTCATACAGCAGCTGTTGATTGGTGGACTTTGGGTATTTTGGTGTATGAAATGTTATATGGCTTCACTCCGTTCAAGggtgataatattaatcagacattttccaatattttaaaaaacgACATTAATTTtcctaataataacgatgTTAGTAGTACttgtaaaaatttaatcaaaaaattactgataaaaaatgaaaataaaagattggGGTCTAAACTGGGCGCTAGTGACATTAAAAGAcatccattttttaaaaaaatccaaTGGTCTTTACTAAGAAATCAAGAGCCACCTTTGATACCTGTATTAAGTAAAGATGGttatgattttgaaaaattgtctaataataataaaagtgttAGCAACAACGATGATGCTAAGaatgtaaataaaaataaaaaacaagaaaatagTAGCAATGGTAACGGCTATACTGAAATGGATTacaaagagaaagagaTGTTTGAAGAATCAGTGGAAAAAGATGAAAGTATTCCTGATTCCGATCCGTTCCacaattttaattctatGAGTTTAATGGTTGACGACTTAGCCATGGAGGATACCCCAATTTATGGTACGGATAATTCATATGGAAAAATTGCCTACACGCCTAATAAGCATAGATCGAGAAGTAACAGTCATAGAAGTGGATTTTTCAAAAggtga
- the MSH3 gene encoding mismatch repair protein MSH3 (similar to Saccharomyces cerevisiae YCR092C | MSH3 | MutS Homolog) yields the protein MNNSKNAGKITSTTKQPLISKFFRSTSNNQGSQIQNTNNKNNNDGKISVVIHDDNSSDELGPIISNISTQRIQKNKEDTGTIKKTNFSSFKYSEKEPNTKTILKECNEKETPVRKRRKLAKSVSPGIESNDITDTPSSKSDSTKKLVKNGKKSTSELTPFDKQFKELKLQHMDKILAVQVGYKYKFFAQDAVLVSQLLHNMLVPGKLTLDDSNPQDKLHKKFAYCSIPDNRLHIHLQKLIHYNLKIGIVEQVESSAIRKTEGTTGGTSSSQVFERKLTSVITKATYFINGDTTYYNKNDSARSKYENTIWALNIINNTGKPSLINMISIELTSGMIVYDEFEDDPLHNYLETRLKHLHPVEIILNEEKETMSEGIKNWILKIMNNDTKFYKVKINSESEHSIEELLLNLSAKRDISKDKTTLLFEENKNYRETFQILYTYLETFNLQKILKLFNNYKEFKEHQNYMILPGNVLQGLDIFENSTNPDIEKGTLLWVMDHTRTPYGFRKLKGWIAKPLTNITDINCRLDAIDCIKDEVSNIFYESLNKTIKESGDLLRILNRINYGNTSRKEVYFFLKNIVKLVDLFRLHSNYLEEQVYAKKGGRICEKSALLVEILSQCDSILNNSKVPQFLSMINAGAVMDKNIETQTSQFFNLNNYDNSEPILSRQRDIEDVKNDLHEELLKIRKILKRPALNFKDEIDYLIEVRNTQVKNLPPDWVKISNTKTISRFRTPEVRKLVETLKYKKELLIQINKKEYKDFLARINEEEYDSLYRLIDYLATYDCVLSLAATSTSMTNSTRPKFIKDSKQYINIKNGRNPIIESLRITNYVPNDIKLSSDSEKIMIITGPNMGGKSSYIRQVALLIIMAQIGCYIPADFCELSIFDSIFIRIGAQDDLLRGNSTFQIEMLDVLQILENFTERSLLLLDEVGRGTGTIDGMSISYAILRFFLELEDKCPIVLYITHYPLLIDNKTVAHDSSCNDRSGKLVGVYHMGYIEQKIDGEDWPTVVFLYRLKKGLANNSYGLNVAKLAHIDKSIINRAHEISTGLKDNFKAEQELLYTKKMLSLLISNKEKTFQEKITELLNNF from the coding sequence atgaataattcaaaaaacGCTGGGAAAATTACGTCTACTACTAAGCAGCCATTAATTAGTAAGTTTTTTAGAAGTACTAGTAACAACCAAGGATCCCAAAtacaaaatacaaataataaaaataacaacgaCGGTAAGATATCTGTTGTTATTCATGATGATAACAGTAGTGATGAACTTGGTCCtataatttcaaatatcAGTACACAAAGAATTCAGAAAAATAAGGAAGATACAGgtactattaaaaaaacaaattttagtTCCTTTAAATATTCGGAAAAGGAACCTAATACCAAAACAATCTTAAAAGAATGCAACGAAAAAGAAACGCCTGTTAGAAAAAGGAGAAAACTAGCTAAATCAGTCTCACCGGGGATAGAATCTAATGATATTACCGATACTCCTTCTTCAAAATCGGATAGCACTAAGAAACTAgttaaaaatggtaaaaagTCCACTTCAGAACTAACACCCTTTGACAAACAATTTAAAGAGTTGAAATTGCAACATAtggataaaatattagCCGTTCAAGTTGGATACAAATACAAGTTTTTCGCACAAGATGCTGTTTTAGTTTCTCAATTATTACACAATATGCTAGTTCCAGGAAAGTTGACACTTGATGATTCCAACCCGCAAGATAAAttacataaaaaatttgcatATTGTAGTATTCCAGACAATAGATTACATATTCATTTGCAAAAACTTATACATTATAACTTGAAAATTGGTATTGTAGAACAGGTGGAATCAAGTGCGATTAGAAAAACCGAGGGGACTACTGGTGGTACGAGTTCCAGCCAAGTTTTTGAAAGGAAATTAACCAGTGTAATCACAAAGGCTACATACTTTATCAACGGAGATACGACCTACTACAATAAGAATGATAGTGCTAGATCCAAGTATGAAAATACTATTTGGGCTCTTAACATAATAAACAATACCGGGAAGCCATCACTAATTAACATGATTTCAATAGAATTGACCAGCGGGATGATTGTGTATGATGAGTTTGAAGACGATCCATTGCACAATTATTTGGAAACAAGATTAAAGCATTTGCATCCCGTTGAAATAATTCTCAATGAAGAGAAGGAAACAATGTCGGAGGGTATTAAGAACTGGATactgaaaataatgaataaCGATaccaaattttataaagtCAAGATTAACTCTGAATCTGAACATTCCATAGAAGAGCTTTTATTGAACCTTTCTGCCAAAAGGGATATTAGTAAAGATAAaacaacattattatttgaggaaaacaaaaattatcgTGAAACGTTTCAAATTCTGTACACCTATTTAGAAACCTTTAATTTAcagaaaattttaaagttatttaaCAATTATAAGGAATTTAAAGAACATCAAAATTACATGATATTACCAGGAAATGTTTTACAAGGTTtggatatttttgaaaattccACAAATCCagatattgaaaaaggCACCTTATTATGGGTTATGGATCATACGAGAACACCATATGGGTTTAGGAAGTTGAAAGGCTGGATTGCAAAGCCGCTAACAAATATCACCGATATAAACTGTAGATTAGATGCAATAGATTGTATTAAGGATGAAgtttctaatattttttatgaatCTCTAAACAAGACGATTAAAGAATCCGGGGATTTGTTGAGGATATTGAACAGAATTAATTATGGGAATACTAGCAGAAAGGAagtctatttttttcttaaaaatattgtaaaaTTGGTTGATTTATTTAGGTTACACTCTAATTACTTAGAAGAACAAGTCTATGCGAAAAAGGGGGGCAGGATTTGTGAGAAATCAGCATTATTGGTGGAGATCTTATCACAATGTGATagtattttaaataacagTAAAGTACCGCAATTTTTGTCAATGATTAATGCGGGTGCGGTGATGGATAAAAACATAGAAACCCAAACTTCGCagtttttcaatttgaATAACTATGACAATTCGGAACCTATTTTAAGTAGACAGAGAGATATTGAGGATGTGAAAAATGACCTGCATGAAGAGCTTCtgaaaataagaaaaatctTGAAAAGACCTGCATTGAACTTCAAGGATGAAATCGATTATTTAATTGAGGTAAGAAACACCCAAGTAAAAAATCTACCACCTGATTGGGTTAAAATAAGCAACACGAAAACAATTAGCCGTTTTAGAACGCCAGAGGTTCGAAAGTTGGTGgaaactttaaaatataaaaaggaGCTATtaattcaaataaataaaaaagaatataaagaCTTTTTGGCAAGAATAAACGAAGAAGAATACGATTCACTTTATAGGTTAATTGATTATTTAGCCACATATGATTGTGTGTTGTCGTTAGCTGCAACTTCAACCTCAATGACTAATAGTACTAGGCcgaaatttattaaagacTCAAAACagtatattaatattaaaaatggtagAAATCCTATAATTGAATCTCTAAGAATAACCAATTATGTGCCTAACGATATTAAGTTATCCAGTGATTCGGAAAAAATCATGATTATAACTGGTCCAAACATGGGGGGTAAATCTTCGTATATAAGGCAAGTGGCCTTACTGATTATCATGGCTCAAATAGGATGCTATATTCCGGCCGATTTTTGTGAATTATCTATATTTGattcaatttttatcaGAATCGGTGCACAggatgatttattaagaGGGAACTCGACATTTCAAATAGAGATGCTTGATGTTTTACAaatattagaaaatttTACTGAGAGatcattattacttttGGATGAAGTTGGGAGGGGGACTGGTACTATTGATGGCATGTCTATTTCTTATGCGATtttaagattttttttggaattagAAGATAAGTGTCCAATCGTTTTGTATATTACACATTATCCCTTActtattgataataaaactgtAGCACATGATAGCAGTTGTAATGATAGATCTGGTAAACTTGTAGGTGTTTATCATATGGGGTATatagaacaaaaaatagatGGTGAGGATTGGCCtactgttgtttttttgtatagACTGAAAAAAGGGTTGGCAAATAATTCGTATGGCTTAAATGTAGCAAAATTGGCGCATATTGATAAATCTATTATAAATAGAGCCCATGAAATATCTACTGGCTTAAAAGATAATTTTAAAGCTGAGCAAGAATTATTGTATACCAAAAAGATGTTATCTTTGTTGATATCTAACAAGGAAAAAACGTTTCAAGAGAAAATTACTGAGttgttaaataatttttaa